One Sinorhizobium mexicanum genomic region harbors:
- a CDS encoding methyl-accepting chemotaxis protein has product MFKFQAKSLATKLIAVTGGTIALVLLASNFVLISQTQNRVETLVLDDADSEAHAIASEIAGSVGELAAAARTMSGVLGRGHAGQSIDRTGAVNLLKANLEQHKFAFGSWFAEEPKAFDGKDVVNNTELGGNADGAFTPYWSKNRNGEAQLSTFKADYAAEWYALAAKSGKGAITQPYLAEGTDVPTTMSSIAYPVMSDGKLIGVSGVDISLASLADDLAKVRPFGSGRVYLLSQSGKWLVAPIPDLLMKDYDGEGADIVKNALSSATSGTIKNLTYDGNEPFDRVVYPFKLPNVNANWVVLVDVPRAVINAPVRDQTYMMIVGGLVVLAAVLAGLYFAVRRFVQKPLAGLVSDVQTLSDGDYTKPIAGQDRSDETGSVAKALEGFRHQLADTKRLEGEARHQREQAEMQRNQSETERAESNALQRDIVARLGKGLSHLSAGDLAFRITDEFPGEYAQLKRDFNATMESLEETIRTVNHSVVNIGSGTSEISNAANDLSHRTEQQAASLEETAAALDQLTSQVNASAENAKVAAKSVEVASSDAEQSGEVVQKAIAAMQGIEQSSHEVSRIIGVIDEIAFQTNLLALNAGVEAARAGDAGKGFAVVAQEVRELAQRSANAAKEIKTLINTSAGQVREGVDLVGKAGSALEKIAEQVVQINSLIRQISSSASEQAVGLKEINSAVNQMDQVTQQNAAMVEETTAASMALNDEAGALSTLVSRFRVAQQTPAQSSSEMLRGAAERMRAAERPASAPPAAKDSRPATARSGGYSASTQRVLGQTSGANALAQDNWEEF; this is encoded by the coding sequence ATGTTCAAGTTCCAAGCCAAATCATTGGCGACCAAGCTGATCGCTGTGACAGGCGGTACGATCGCACTCGTGCTGCTCGCCTCGAATTTCGTTCTCATCTCCCAGACACAGAATCGCGTCGAGACGCTTGTCCTCGACGACGCTGACAGCGAAGCACACGCCATCGCTTCCGAGATCGCGGGCAGCGTCGGTGAACTCGCGGCAGCCGCGCGCACCATGTCGGGCGTTCTCGGTCGGGGCCACGCCGGGCAGTCCATCGATCGCACCGGCGCCGTCAATCTCTTGAAGGCTAACCTGGAGCAGCACAAGTTCGCCTTCGGAAGCTGGTTCGCCGAGGAACCGAAGGCCTTCGATGGGAAGGATGTCGTCAACAATACGGAGCTTGGCGGTAACGCAGACGGCGCATTCACGCCCTACTGGTCGAAGAACCGCAACGGCGAAGCGCAGCTCTCGACCTTCAAGGCCGACTATGCAGCTGAATGGTACGCCCTCGCGGCCAAGAGCGGCAAGGGGGCGATCACCCAGCCGTACCTTGCCGAAGGCACCGACGTCCCCACCACGATGAGCTCGATCGCCTATCCGGTGATGTCCGACGGCAAGCTGATCGGCGTCTCCGGCGTCGACATTTCGCTCGCCTCGCTCGCCGACGACCTCGCAAAGGTCAGGCCTTTCGGCTCGGGCCGGGTCTACCTGCTGTCGCAGAGCGGCAAGTGGCTCGTGGCGCCGATCCCGGATCTGTTGATGAAAGATTATGACGGCGAAGGCGCCGACATCGTCAAGAACGCCCTGTCGTCGGCGACGTCCGGCACGATCAAGAATCTAACCTACGACGGAAACGAGCCCTTCGATCGCGTCGTCTATCCCTTCAAGCTGCCGAACGTCAACGCCAACTGGGTCGTGCTCGTGGACGTGCCGCGTGCGGTAATCAATGCGCCGGTCCGCGATCAGACCTATATGATGATCGTCGGCGGTCTTGTGGTCCTCGCTGCCGTGCTCGCCGGCCTTTACTTCGCAGTTCGCCGCTTCGTGCAGAAACCGCTTGCCGGGCTTGTCAGCGACGTTCAGACGCTTAGCGACGGCGACTATACCAAGCCGATCGCCGGCCAGGATCGCTCGGACGAAACCGGCTCCGTTGCCAAGGCGCTGGAAGGTTTCCGCCATCAGCTCGCCGACACCAAGCGCCTCGAGGGAGAAGCCCGCCACCAGCGTGAACAGGCAGAGATGCAGCGCAACCAATCGGAAACAGAGCGCGCCGAAAGCAATGCCCTGCAGCGCGATATCGTCGCCCGCCTCGGCAAGGGCCTGTCGCATTTGTCGGCCGGTGACCTCGCCTTCCGCATCACCGACGAATTCCCGGGCGAATACGCGCAACTGAAGCGTGATTTCAACGCGACGATGGAGAGCCTCGAAGAGACCATCCGGACCGTCAATCACTCGGTCGTCAACATCGGCAGTGGCACCTCCGAGATCAGCAATGCCGCGAACGACCTCTCGCACCGGACGGAACAGCAGGCAGCGAGCCTCGAGGAAACAGCGGCCGCCCTCGACCAGCTTACCTCGCAGGTGAACGCCAGCGCCGAGAATGCCAAGGTTGCGGCGAAATCGGTCGAGGTGGCGAGCAGCGACGCCGAGCAATCCGGCGAGGTCGTGCAGAAGGCCATCGCGGCCATGCAGGGTATCGAGCAATCCTCCCACGAGGTCAGCCGGATCATCGGCGTCATCGATGAGATCGCCTTCCAGACGAACCTGCTGGCGCTCAACGCGGGCGTCGAGGCGGCACGCGCCGGAGACGCCGGCAAGGGCTTCGCCGTCGTCGCGCAGGAGGTACGCGAGCTTGCACAGCGCTCGGCAAACGCTGCGAAAGAGATCAAGACGCTGATCAACACCTCCGCGGGCCAGGTCCGGGAGGGCGTGGATCTCGTCGGCAAGGCGGGTAGCGCACTCGAGAAGATCGCCGAGCAGGTGGTCCAGATCAACAGCCTGATCCGCCAGATCTCAAGTTCCGCGTCGGAACAGGCGGTCGGCCTCAAGGAGATCAACTCCGCTGTCAACCAGATGGATCAGGTGACGCAGCAGAACGCGGCGATGGTCGAAGAAACGACGGCCGCCAGCATGGCGCTGAATGACGAAGCCGGCGCATTGAGCACGCTGGTTTCCCGTTTCCGTGTCGCGCAGCAGACGCCGGCCCAGTCGTCGTCCGAGATGCTGCGCGGTGCAGCCGAGCGGATGCGCGCGGCGGAACGTCCCGCCTCTGCTCCGCCTGCCGCCAAGGACAGCCGCCCGGCAACGGCACGCAGCGGCGGCTATTCGGCATCGACGCAGCGCGTACTTGGCCAGACATCCGGTGCCAATGCGCTCGCTCAGGACAATTGGGAAGAGTTCTGA
- a CDS encoding ribokinase, whose protein sequence is MITVLGSINMDLIATTARLPKPGETVAGTGFSTAAGGKGANQALAARRAGASVRMAGAVGWDSFAEGALALLKEGGADLGLIKTVDEPTGTAHIIVGGDGENVIVVVASANATVSESDATAALDAMSPGDTLMLQLEIPAASVEKALGEAKRRGIRSIVNIAPLTPEAARLGRMADIVIANETEFELLAGKSGIDGAEREAAMKRLHDETGRTVIVTLGAEGVIAIHDGAVHRAKGLTIEPVDTVGAGDTFCGYLAAGLDAGLPLPDALRQAAVAGSLACLKPGAQPAIPLASEVAACL, encoded by the coding sequence ATGATCACTGTCCTTGGGTCCATCAACATGGACCTGATCGCTACGACCGCGCGCCTGCCGAAGCCCGGCGAAACCGTTGCCGGAACAGGCTTTTCGACCGCCGCCGGCGGCAAGGGCGCAAACCAGGCGCTGGCTGCCCGCCGCGCCGGCGCGTCAGTGCGCATGGCCGGCGCCGTCGGGTGGGATAGTTTTGCGGAGGGTGCGCTGGCGCTGCTCAAAGAAGGGGGAGCCGATCTTGGCCTTATCAAGACGGTGGATGAGCCTACCGGTACGGCACATATCATCGTCGGTGGCGACGGCGAAAACGTCATCGTTGTCGTCGCCAGCGCCAATGCAACGGTGAGCGAGAGCGACGCAACGGCGGCGCTCGATGCAATGTCGCCTGGCGACACGCTGATGCTGCAGCTCGAAATCCCGGCCGCCTCCGTCGAAAAGGCGCTTGGGGAAGCCAAACGCCGCGGTATTCGTTCGATCGTCAACATCGCCCCACTGACGCCCGAGGCCGCCCGTCTCGGCCGAATGGCCGATATCGTGATAGCCAACGAAACCGAATTCGAACTGCTGGCCGGCAAGAGCGGCATCGACGGTGCTGAGCGCGAGGCGGCGATGAAACGGCTCCACGACGAAACCGGCCGGACCGTGATCGTGACGCTTGGCGCCGAGGGCGTGATCGCCATTCATGACGGTGCCGTTCATCGCGCCAAGGGCCTGACCATCGAACCGGTCGACACCGTCGGCGCCGGCGATACGTTCTGCGGCTATCTGGCCGCGGGCCTCGACGCCGGCCTCCCCCTTCCCGACGCGCTGCGGCAAGCGGCGGTCGCCGGATCGCTTGCATGCCTCAAGCCCGGTGCGCAACCGGCCATACCGCTGGCGTCCGAGGTTGCCGCCTGTCTGTAA
- a CDS encoding DNA recombination protein RmuC — protein MEPIAFSFDHPLFLLGALPVTAGHLATAAALLMTLASLMLARRARFARAGERDEQMATLLAAQTELQGRIAAMADVFGTRQAELNQSISQRIDGMTHRIGASISEQTKATHENLRRLQERLAVIDSAQNNIQSLAKDMAGLQTILANKQTRGAFGQSRMEAIVADGLPMGAFAFQTTLSNGARPDCTIRMPNGQPPLVIDAKFPLEGWNAMRDAATAERRQQAAQTFRRDMEVHIRDIASKYLLPGETQETAFLFVPSESIFAEIHEHFEAVVQKAHRQRIVIVSPSLLLLSIQVIQAILKDARMREQAHLIQGEVARLMDDLSRLDERVRKLQGHFAMTQKDVEDILISSDKLTRRGAKIEALELAAEAAPAEGDSSGRPLDNRMGQLKLRVVDED, from the coding sequence ATGGAGCCCATCGCCTTTTCCTTCGACCATCCCTTGTTCCTGCTCGGCGCCCTGCCCGTCACGGCCGGTCATCTCGCCACGGCCGCCGCACTTCTCATGACGCTCGCGAGCCTCATGCTTGCGCGCCGGGCAAGATTTGCCCGCGCCGGCGAGCGTGACGAGCAGATGGCGACGCTTCTCGCTGCGCAGACGGAATTGCAGGGCCGCATCGCCGCCATGGCGGACGTTTTCGGCACCCGTCAGGCGGAACTCAACCAGTCTATCAGCCAGCGAATCGACGGCATGACGCACCGCATTGGCGCCTCGATCAGCGAGCAGACGAAAGCGACCCACGAAAACCTTCGCCGTCTGCAGGAGCGGCTTGCCGTGATCGACAGCGCGCAGAACAACATTCAGTCGTTGGCCAAGGACATGGCCGGACTGCAGACCATCCTGGCGAACAAGCAGACCCGCGGGGCCTTCGGCCAGTCGCGCATGGAAGCGATCGTTGCCGACGGGTTGCCAATGGGCGCTTTCGCCTTCCAGACAACGCTTTCGAACGGCGCCCGCCCGGATTGCACGATCCGCATGCCGAACGGCCAGCCGCCGCTCGTCATCGACGCGAAGTTTCCGCTCGAAGGATGGAACGCGATGCGCGACGCGGCGACGGCCGAACGGCGGCAGCAGGCGGCACAGACGTTCCGCCGTGACATGGAGGTGCATATCCGCGATATCGCCAGCAAGTATCTCTTGCCGGGAGAAACACAGGAGACGGCCTTCCTCTTTGTGCCTTCCGAGTCGATCTTCGCCGAAATCCACGAGCACTTCGAGGCGGTCGTGCAAAAGGCGCATCGCCAGCGCATCGTCATCGTCTCGCCGTCGCTGCTGCTTTTGTCGATCCAGGTGATCCAGGCGATCCTCAAGGATGCGCGCATGCGCGAGCAGGCACACCTGATTCAGGGCGAAGTCGCGCGGCTGATGGACGACCTTTCACGGCTCGACGAGCGTGTGCGCAAGCTCCAGGGCCATTTCGCCATGACGCAGAAGGACGTCGAGGACATCCTCATCTCGTCGGACAAGTTGACCCGGCGCGGCGCCAAGATCGAGGCCCTGGAACTCGCGGCCGAAGCCGCGCCCGCAGAGGGCGACAGCAGCGGACGGCCGCTGGACAACCGGATGGGGCAATTGAAGCTGCGGGTGGTTGACGAGGACTGA
- the def gene encoding peptide deformylase, translating to MTIKPLIILPDPVLRQVSKPVETIDDDIRRLADDMLETMYDAPGIGLAAIQIGVPKRLLVLDVSKEGEEKTPLVFINPKIVRSADERSVYEEGCLSIPDYYAEVERPAAITVEYLDRHGKEHTLEADGLLATCLQHEIDHLNGVLFIDHISKLKRDIVIRKFTKAAKTRGAKAI from the coding sequence ATGACGATCAAGCCGCTAATCATCCTTCCCGATCCGGTTCTGCGCCAGGTGTCCAAGCCGGTGGAGACCATTGATGACGACATCCGCCGCCTCGCCGACGACATGCTGGAAACCATGTACGACGCGCCGGGCATCGGCCTTGCGGCGATCCAGATCGGCGTGCCGAAGCGCCTCCTGGTTCTCGACGTGTCGAAGGAAGGCGAGGAGAAGACCCCGCTCGTCTTCATCAATCCGAAAATCGTCAGATCCGCCGATGAGCGCTCGGTCTACGAGGAAGGCTGCCTGTCGATCCCGGACTACTACGCCGAAGTGGAGCGCCCGGCGGCGATTACCGTCGAATATCTCGATCGCCACGGCAAGGAGCATACGCTCGAGGCGGATGGCCTGCTTGCCACCTGCCTGCAGCACGAGATCGATCATCTGAACGGCGTCCTGTTCATCGATCATATCTCCAAGCTCAAGCGGGATATCGTGATCCGCAAGTTCACCAAGGCAGCCAAGACACGCGGCGCCAAAGCGATTTGA
- the fmt gene encoding methionyl-tRNA formyltransferase, translating into MSLRIIFMGTPEFSVPTLVALAEAGHEIAAVYTQPPRPGGRRGLDLQKSPVHQAAELLGIPVLTPPNFKDASDRATFAKFNADVAVVVAYGLLLPEAILQGTRHGCYNGHASLLPRWRGAAPIQRAIMAGDHETGMMVMKMDKGLDTGPVALAKAVAIGETMTAGELHDKLMQVGAALMKEAMAKLELGELPLTPQPEGGAVYAAKISKAETRIDFTRPAGEVHNHIRGLSPFPGAWFELTIAGKPERIKVLNSEKAAGADAAGTVLDEALTIACGDGAVRPTRLQKAGGKPLAVAEFLRGTPLARGTRIA; encoded by the coding sequence TTGTCGCTTCGCATCATTTTCATGGGAACGCCGGAATTCTCTGTGCCGACGCTTGTCGCACTCGCCGAGGCTGGCCATGAGATCGCCGCGGTCTACACGCAGCCCCCGCGTCCTGGCGGGCGACGTGGTCTCGACCTGCAGAAGTCTCCGGTTCATCAGGCAGCCGAACTTCTCGGCATCCCCGTTCTGACCCCGCCGAACTTTAAGGATGCTTCTGATCGCGCGACCTTCGCCAAGTTCAACGCCGACGTCGCCGTCGTCGTCGCCTACGGCTTGCTGCTGCCCGAGGCGATCCTCCAGGGAACGAGGCATGGCTGCTACAACGGACACGCCTCGCTGCTGCCGCGCTGGCGCGGGGCAGCGCCGATCCAGCGCGCAATCATGGCCGGCGACCACGAGACCGGCATGATGGTGATGAAGATGGACAAGGGGCTCGATACCGGCCCGGTCGCGCTCGCCAAGGCCGTTGCGATCGGCGAGACGATGACGGCTGGCGAGCTGCACGACAAGCTGATGCAGGTCGGCGCGGCCCTGATGAAGGAGGCGATGGCGAAGCTCGAACTGGGTGAGCTGCCGCTGACGCCGCAACCGGAGGGGGGGGCCGTCTACGCTGCCAAGATCAGCAAGGCGGAGACCCGGATCGATTTCACCAGGCCGGCGGGCGAGGTTCACAACCACATTCGTGGCCTTTCGCCTTTTCCCGGAGCCTGGTTCGAACTGACGATTGCTGGAAAGCCGGAACGCATAAAAGTGCTGAATTCCGAGAAAGCCGCCGGAGCCGACGCGGCTGGCACCGTCCTGGACGAGGCACTAACCATTGCCTGCGGCGACGGCGCGGTGCGGCCGACCCGGTTGCAGAAGGCCGGCGGCAAGCCGCTCGCCGTCGCCGAGTTCCTGCGCGGAACACCCCTCGCTCGCGGCACGAGGATCGCCTGA
- the truA gene encoding tRNA pseudouridine(38-40) synthase TruA, with the protein MPRYRLIVEYDGSGYVGWQRQENGPSVQGAIEKAILSLTGETVSVRGAGRTDSGVHAMGQVAHADLTREWKTHTLRNALNAHLALAGERVSILDALEAPADFDARFSAVRRHYLYRIISRRSPLALEARRAWWVPKTLDHEAMHEAAQRLVGHHDFTTFRSAHCQATSPLRTLDRLDVTRAGDLIEIRATAQSFLHNQIRSFAGSLKLVGEGKWTPDELQAALEARDRKACGPVAPPDGLYFMQVDY; encoded by the coding sequence ATGCCGCGCTATCGCCTGATCGTCGAATACGACGGCTCCGGCTATGTCGGCTGGCAGCGTCAGGAAAACGGTCCGTCCGTCCAGGGTGCGATCGAGAAGGCGATCCTGTCGCTGACCGGAGAGACGGTGTCCGTCCGCGGGGCGGGACGCACCGATTCCGGCGTCCATGCCATGGGCCAGGTGGCGCATGCGGACCTCACGCGCGAATGGAAGACGCACACCTTGCGCAACGCGCTCAATGCGCATCTCGCGCTTGCCGGCGAACGTGTCTCTATTCTCGACGCACTCGAAGCGCCGGCTGATTTCGACGCGCGTTTCTCGGCAGTCCGCCGCCACTATCTTTACCGCATCATCTCCCGTCGTTCGCCGCTGGCGCTTGAAGCAAGGCGCGCCTGGTGGGTGCCGAAAACGCTCGACCATGAGGCCATGCATGAGGCCGCACAACGCCTGGTCGGCCACCACGATTTCACCACCTTCCGCTCCGCCCACTGCCAGGCGACGAGCCCGCTGCGTACGCTTGATCGGCTCGACGTGACGCGGGCGGGGGACCTCATCGAGATCCGTGCCACAGCCCAGAGCTTTCTGCACAACCAGATTCGCTCCTTCGCCGGTTCGCTGAAGCTGGTGGGCGAGGGCAAGTGGACGCCAGACGAGTTGCAGGCGGCGCTCGAAGCGCGCGATCGAAAGGCCTGCGGGCCGGTGGCGCCTCCTGACGGCCTCTACTTCATGCAGGTGGATTACTGA
- the dapE gene encoding succinyl-diaminopimelate desuccinylase gives MTSTNPITNLSTLIRCPSVTPAEGGALAALEAMLKPLGFTVDRVVAKEAGTPDIENLYARLGSDGPHLMFAGHTDVVPVGDEAAWTHPPFSAAIAGGEMYGRGAVDMKGGIACFVAAVARHIEKHGAPKGSISFLITGDEEGPAINGTTKLLQWAAAKGERWDACLVGEPTNPDQLGDMIKIGRRGSLSGRITVHGIQGHAAYPHLADNPVRGILQLTEALMDPRFDNGTESFQPSNLEVTTIDVGNPAVNVIPAKASASFNVRFNDNWTAESLMAEIGARLDRAAASDKLRSGRAPVRYDIVWNERPSHVFLTRNNALIDSLSGAVEAVVGRQPKLSTTGGTSDARFIKDYCPVVEFGLVGQTMHMVDERVAVADLETLTGIYETFIARWFGHAAA, from the coding sequence ATGACGTCCACCAATCCGATTACCAATCTTTCCACCCTGATTCGCTGCCCCTCCGTCACACCCGCCGAAGGCGGCGCGCTTGCCGCTCTCGAAGCGATGCTAAAGCCGCTTGGCTTCACCGTGGACCGCGTGGTGGCAAAGGAAGCCGGCACCCCGGACATCGAAAATCTCTACGCGCGCCTTGGAAGCGATGGCCCGCACCTGATGTTCGCCGGGCATACCGACGTCGTGCCGGTCGGGGATGAAGCCGCCTGGACCCACCCACCCTTCTCCGCAGCGATCGCCGGAGGCGAAATGTATGGCCGCGGCGCCGTCGACATGAAGGGCGGCATCGCCTGCTTCGTGGCGGCCGTTGCCCGCCACATCGAGAAGCATGGCGCGCCGAAAGGTTCGATCTCGTTCCTGATTACCGGCGACGAGGAAGGCCCGGCCATCAACGGCACGACAAAACTTCTTCAGTGGGCGGCGGCGAAAGGCGAACGCTGGGATGCCTGTCTCGTCGGCGAACCGACCAATCCCGATCAGCTCGGCGACATGATAAAGATCGGCCGGCGCGGCTCGCTCTCGGGCCGGATCACGGTTCACGGCATCCAGGGGCATGCGGCCTATCCGCACCTCGCCGACAATCCCGTGCGCGGCATCCTGCAGCTGACCGAGGCCCTGATGGACCCGCGCTTCGACAACGGTACCGAGAGCTTCCAGCCATCGAACCTCGAGGTCACGACCATCGATGTCGGCAATCCGGCCGTCAACGTCATTCCGGCGAAAGCGAGCGCCAGCTTCAACGTTCGCTTCAACGACAATTGGACCGCCGAAAGCCTCATGGCGGAGATTGGCGCCAGGCTCGATCGCGCCGCAGCGAGCGACAAGCTTAGGTCCGGCCGCGCACCGGTCCGCTACGACATCGTCTGGAACGAGCGTCCTAGCCACGTGTTCCTCACGCGCAACAACGCCCTCATCGATTCGCTTTCCGGCGCGGTCGAGGCCGTCGTCGGGCGCCAGCCGAAGCTTTCGACTACCGGCGGCACCTCGGATGCGCGCTTCATCAAGGATTATTGCCCCGTCGTCGAATTCGGCCTCGTCGGGCAGACGATGCATATGGTGGACGAGCGCGTTGCCGTCGCCGATCTCGAAACCTTGACGGGAATCTACGAGACCTTCATAGCCCGCTGGTTCGGTCATGCCGCTGCTTGA